GTAGCACACACTGATGTTACTTCTGTTTTGGTCCTACTTTAGGAACTACCATTTTCCTTAATATTTCCATGTGCAGCAGTTCCAAAGTGATTCATGTTTAACTGTATCAGACACATGTAACTTCTCCTCTTTCTTGCTCATTCTTGAACACTTACATGATCACTGTTAGCACTACTTATAGTAGTCTGTGGCGTCTGCTGTAACAAGGATGTGCAATAATTCTTCAGCCATGCAGATGCAGATTTAAGGACACGGAGCTCACCAGTAAGTAGATCTAGAGCCATTTGCCTTCGGAGAGCAAATCTTTTACAGATGGATAGAGATGTAGAAGACTCCAACAGCTGTAAAGTGGATATTTAGTTCAAAACAACTGAAAGTGAAAAgctcttttaaaagaatacaagCAAACTCTATGTGCAAGAGATATCTCACTCAGATAGAAGTGCATTCTTTCAATGTCTAGATACATACAAGTCTAAATGACTGAACATTCAACCAAATAATCAAAGTAAATATCCAATGCTCCCATTTATCACTGATCCTACTGACTTTAGCCTGTTAACAAAAATTTCCTCAGTAACTCTATTGATCTTATTCAGTTGTTCATTGTTTGTTTTGCAAGTTCACAACTAATTGATATCTTGATGAGTTGTGTGACAGAGCCAACAAGATTTTTGACTCTCGATTCATTACCAAAGTTTTAGAGCTATTCAGCGCTATAATTGGGAATAAAATAACCGACAATCTTAACTTAAGAATGAAAAACGAGAAACTATACACATCTTTACCTTTATAGAGGCACTGTATTCCTCAATAACTTGATTTATTCGTGACAACAAGATCTCATGTGCTTGGATCTCTCTGCTACTATTTTCTAAAGCACGGCGGGCCAAACGACCATCAGTTTGAGCAGCTTCCAACACCAAATCATTTAAATCTGACAATTGCCATATACTGGttagaaaaacaaacaaactaTAGAAAATATGAACTTTCACATAGACTGGCATATGGCCAAACTAAGATGAGTCTGGAACATGTAAAATCTTCTACCAGGTGAAcaatatatttgaaaacacACCTTGATGAGAGGTGCAACATAGAACACGAGCAAATGCACGAAGTGACTGTGGCAAACCCTTGCCTTTTCCTCCAGCGGACCTCACTTCCCTGGTTAATGATGAATTTTCATCAGAAAATGGaagtttatattaataacaattatttcttaattaagcATGCCAGACTGGGCAGTGGCAATTGCCTACCATAATAACATTTACAGTTCAGCAAGATGATAATAACAGACTGTATATCCCAAAGAGTTTGTATTAAGTATATTCTTTGTCCCAAGTTCAGAATGACCTGGAATTTTCCCAAGTACACTACTTTCAGTGTATGAAGtgatatcaaataaaaattacagaaTACCTAAAGCAACCAAAAGATTCATCACCTACCATAAGGCCCACCAGATAAAAGAGGTAAAGCAGCCAggtattttcaattttcaaataaacAGATAACTTAAGGACTTCTCACAATCTAGCTTTTATAACTCAACCAAAGCTGCTGCATTTTGTCTTAGGAATGTTACCAATAAATTTGACATAAAATATGCATGACTTGCACTTTTAAATCAGAAGTAGAACTGTAAATCCAAAATGTCAAGCATTTAGCCCATAGCTTCTGGCAATACTATGTATAATTGCCTTTTTATCACCTATTGAAACATTACTAATGTATTAGAAGGGCAATTGGCCTGGTTACACAAAAAGCCCTTTCTGAAGATAAACAAACACATCTCATGCGCCATATGTTTGGGCAGCAAAAATCAGTACTAAAAATGTTGGCCTTGGCTCTAAAATGTTTGAAATCCATCCTGCACGACAGCAGTATATACAAAAGGACCATTCATCTATTTCCATCACTAGTCCCACTAAAGCATGATGACAATAAGGGGCGATCCAATCAAAAAAGACAGTTCTAAGCTTTAAGAACAACCTGCAAGCTACTTGATCAATTGGCAGCCCATAGTTTCTAACAACCCTTTATTCTTTAGAACAATTAGTAGCACTAAGGCGCCATATCTCTTTCAAAACTAATAATCATTGTCACAGGAAACCGTTGGTGTTAATCTCTATGCTGAAGCAGCCAATTTTGAGAAgcccatttttctttttcatgcaCTATCCAGTCACCCAACTCCATTTCATATAAAAAGGCATTGGCATTAAATGTATAGCACCAAATTCAAAATACATTTCACAGTATGTTCAAATACATCTGGGCGGTCAATCAAAGTCAAGTCTATACTGCTAATTATGTTCTgattctattaaaaaaaacaagttCCACATGTAATACTACATGATTTTTAATAACAAATGGTAACAAGTCACATTACTCACTTAATTAAGAAAGAATCCCATGACGAATTAAAGCCATTGTCATCTTTAGTGGCCGGTATATGATGTAGTCGCAAGATCTCGAACTTCATTTCACGCAAGGTATCATGATCTGGTATATTAATCTGGATCTCTACCTGAAAATAACTAATGCCATTTGTAAAAGATACAGCCATAAATTcaaatgcataaaagaaagaactaaCATAACACGGCATGACAGTACTTTAGTATCAGGTAACTGTATAGTTCAAGTTAAGCaaagaattaaagataaattgaCAAGCAGTGtctgaaatagaaaatgatattaataccTATGATTTGACTGAAAAATGGTATATTCATTAGTGTTAGGAGACATTTAGACAGCTTTTTATTACCGAGAGGCAAATATTTGTTCAGCAACATTGAGAATCAACCAGAACCATCTAAGATGTATGAAAGTCATCCCATGACAGTACAATTAGACAGCTTTCAACTTCAATCTAATACTAACCTGTTCATGGATGTTATATGGCAGTGAGAAACCGAAGTCCAAGAGCAGGGTagcatttgaaaattttccaTACCTAATCAGTACCTACAAAAGAGTTTCAAATAAACTTATGTCGTGTTTGGATACTAAATtaggaaaataaatttgtaattgtAACAAATCTCTTGTTTGGCAACAACatgaaattacataaataatgATGTGAAACAAATCCAGTATTTAAAAGGCAATGAGAACTTGAAATAAACTTCAACTATATGTTCTTTAATATCCTtgtattgaaaatataatatttcaaatccaaaatatcaaataaaatgcaCAAATCCAAAACGCACTTTTAAGGAATTAGTAGAAGGTTCATATATCTAGTTCACATCCACAAAACAGCATAAATAGAACTGGATACTAATGCTAGCAGTAGCACCAATTATAGTTTAGAAACTTAGGAAACGAATTATGTGATGTAACTATAAGCTCCAACATTTTTCCTTatgtaatttttcatattttaagtGTAGTATATCGAGTTTCAGGAACTATCATGACTGTATATAACAAAATATGAAGAACTCCACCCTAAagcatttaagaggttgtgatCCAAAATCAATATACATACACCATCCAAGGGTATAAGTATAAACTGGTAGCCAGCAAAACATTCCTTGATACATTAACTACAAAGCAATATCGTTATGGTTAGAACTAAATGAGAAGGAAAAGCGgaaaaatattcaaagaaTAAAACAAGGATTAAACACCATATCTAATTGTCAGCACATCAAATTTATCTTTCAGAAAATTTCTTCAACATAAACTTCTAAATATGTTGATAATGGCAAAAAACACTGAAAGCAGCTTCAACACCAATAGAAGTAAATGTATGACAAGGAAGAGCAGATATCCATCAATCAAGGCAGTACCAGAAAAAAGATTATCCATGAGACTGAAGATATTTCAGATCCTCCGAAATCCCCATTCATCAGACAGGCTGGCAAGGATTTTCAGGGTTAATATGAGGCAGCCTACAAGTCCTTTGTCTCAAAAAAATGGTCTCAATCTTCTTTAATTTGAGTATTATCGTAAATCATTTGAGCCTAGCCACTCAGGTGGAAGTTAAACTACGAGCTTAAAATTAACTTCATAAGCATTACTAACATTATAGACAGAAGGTTAATTATCTATATGAGAGAGAGGAAACATTTCGCTATCTGACCTCTTCATGAGGAGCATAATTACGATCAGCAGCAACCTGCAGACATTgatttaaagaattaaaaagaagaaacatggAACGTAAAATTCCTGAAAAGAATAGAGAACAGGTAAAAAAGACTCCAACAAGAATACATTGTTATTAGAAGAAATGAAGTTATGAAGATGAGAACATAGGTCTTAAGTATTTTCTGTGTTTAAGACTAACCCGAGGCTACTTAGTTTCATCAttttaagtaaaaaagaatgttAAACAATAAAGGACAGGCAAGACAAAGTGCCTTTCTATTATTAGTCAATCAAGACAGAAATTAAACAtggaataaatatatacaaggGAATGGAAGAAAGTGTATACCTCAGAGACCTGTTTGTCTTCATCATTTAGTACAACTGCTTCAGAAAAGCCATCATGGTTCAGAAAATCTGCAAATGGAATCTATAGGATAATCTAATAATTCAAAGCAATATAGTATTCAGCGATTGTACTCCAGACCAGGCTTTGATATATAATTCAATCAGATCGAGATTCATCCATTTGATCTATTAGTATATAGATTTACGTCACTGGATATATTTGGATAAATGGATTAAAACTTCCATGATATATCCGAATAAGCTGAGAAACCTAATAACTTGAGACTAAATCAAATCCATTTATGGCCGTACACCAAAAGCAAAATTTGCAAATGTATTCAATGTAAACAACATTATAAAATCATTACCAGAGATACACCTTTTGTGCTTCCCCATGCTCGGGATTTAACTGtcatatatacaaaaaaaaaggtcATTATACCTTGTCATTTTCTACAAACCAAGAAAATTAGTGATAGGATGCCAACAACTCAACAAAAGTACATGAAATTTCGccattctttttattcttttccatgaAAATCTAAATCTAGGTCCTTCAGAAGTAGGATTGATTCATCATGATCTATATTGTTCACTAAAATATGATTAGTCTTCATATTTGCTAATTATTGAAAAGCCCATTAAGACACAATAAAGTAGATAAATCTAAGCAGACTAAAAAGGAGAAACTAGAAAACCAAAAAAGGCCCTATCAATAAGCTCTTATGTCCTAAATGGGAATTACTAGTCACACAGAAAGATAGAGAGGGAATAGGGAATGCTTGCAAAAGAAATTGCTTACCTAAAGCATATGCGTGCATGAAATCCTGAAATGTGATACTTCTTGAAATTTGAGGGAAGTGTTCAAGAAcctaataaaaaggaaaaaaaattcacaACCAAAATACCCAAAGCAAGCAGAAGTAACAATTACATGTTCCGAAGAAACTGCAACTAAGGTTAGTTCCCAAGTAAAAAGCTCTTGTTGGCTAGTAGCATgtgttttaataaatttatgtttctaGATTTTGATTAAGTTGACTACTGAATTAGAAGTGGTTAAATAGATTAATAGTTCTTCCAGTGAAATTACTTAAAATGCCAAACCCTCTTTGCACCAAGCTTTTTCATACTGATACATCTGGGTAGCTTTGATGCTAGCACCTATCCATATCAACTACTTACCATACATTCATtataaagaacttgcgataAAGCGATTTTAATGAGATAAATGCCATTATCATGCCATATTCCTTAGGTTGGGTTGCTGTGACTAATCTTGAGAACCcattttattataaacaaatcataaaatttaataagtacCCAATTGTCCAACTTTGTCGAATATCTTTCTCCATTAAAGTCAAGTCAGCAAGAAATACACAAAATGGTTTAGTTGGGAGAAATATTTATGTTGTAAATAAGTAAAAACTGGTGAAAAATGAGGAAAAGTGAGGATAGAAGTAgatattatcaaaaaaaaaaacttgcaGCATACATTCCCAACATCCGAAAATGAGTATTTCTAATTCgccaaagagaaaaaaaagacaatGCATTTACTGGCTTTATTGTCAAGAaatctttttcaatttgagctttttgtttgattgtttCCTTATACACTGAGCTTTGAAAAATCATGTCCAACTCACTTTTGCTCCAGAATATCTGCAAAAGTTCAAACaatgaatatgaaaataacgATAAGCACATCTAAAAAGCATTAATTTCAACTTTAATAAAACATCTTGACCACTTTGAACACAATTCATAACAACAATGCGCACCATGCAATCATAATTGTAGAGACTAGTTTCACAAAAATGACTGGAAGagttagatttttaaataatcaatgaAAAAGCATTCTGCTGTTTTCAGTTCCATACCAGTCTCTTGGCTGATCATCCAAATAAGCAAACGCCCATTCACCTCAACTGCAGAAAATCCCTTCTAAGTTCCTAACTCTATTTACTACTTAATCAGCAAATACCATGGagatattagatttaaaatgaCTAACAGTACATTCACTTTCTTTTGTGTTAACCTCCTATTCCAGTTGTCCTTTAAAGCTCGACTTCCTTAGTAAAAGCCTACATTATAATCCTATATTAGTCATTCCGCCAAATAGGATCATTATTGCAACCAACATATTCAAAATTGGTCACTTAACCAATTGGAAAAGGGAGGGTTAAGGATTTGAAGTTTCAACTAGGATAGAGCCAAATCTTTGTTAAAAGTATACGTAAGCCACTCTTAAGAAAAGGACTTAATAGAAGGTATATAtaagttattaaaataaaatcactgaatttacaagaaataaaacttttttaacGTCAGTTAGTTTTTACCTTAAGAAggtttcataaataaaaactagttAAAATAGGTCTGCATAATGGTCAATATATTTGATAGATTTATATAGATGATGAATTTAAAAAGacaatttttactttaaaaaaaaaaaaaaaaagcaaacctGAGAAAGAATAGGACTCAAAATTGATGTTGCAAAGATGAAAAACAATTGTAAGTTTTTCATTAAGATACCACAAATCTAATGCTGTTCAGGTGAATGTATAAGGCAGCACTGATAAAGGGTGTGGTGCTCAGGTTCGATCCTTTCCATTTAACATCTTGACCTTTGAACTATGGACAGTCAACCAGTTTGCTAGCCAGTTCAAGCAGGTAAGGACAGCTTTTGATGCAAAATGATTTCCAATCAGAAAAACCTTTTTCATGAGTAAAATGAGCAAGAAAGCATTTACCGTGCTATGCATTTCGCCAAGTTGAGGAAGGCGGCTGATATAAGGGGCCCACTTGGATTCCTGctaagaaggaaagaaagaagaaaagcatGTTTGATATATGGTAATTGAGCATGGAAATGCAACTGAATCAGTTCAGCATCTATTTCTGGATGTGGCTAATTCTCTAAGTGGAATTTCTATGGTCTTGAGAGGCATGTGTTTCAATATATCACAGAAAGACCATAGCTGTTATCCACTTTCTGTTACGTGGTTTATTTGGAGGGAAAGCAATAGATTTAAAGAAGAGGAATTGCCTGTCCTAAATGCTAACACATAGGCGCTTAATACACTAATATTCTGCTTTAGCAGATAATGCTCTATGAAATGCAAGTCATTCTTgaaattcttataattaattccttttttttgacatgtttCAGCTGGCACTTGAATCCTTTATTGATATCTTGATTTCCtcactttaaataaaaacaataagatGGTCATGACTTATGAGATCTTCACAGTTCCTCAAATTTCAGCACAAAGGCAAAAAATAGCAATACCAACAAAGTAGCTAGGTTCATCTTGAATGTGTGAAAacactataaaattattattcttcaattaaaatacaattttcaattggaatttataacaaaaaataaatatttacctGGCCAACTTTCTGATCAACCAAAAGGACGATGGCAAGCTTTGCAACACTCCCAACTTCATCACCTAACAAGTCAGAAAGTTCTGGAAGTAGATTATCCGATGCTATTTGCTGTACATTCAAGTAAGAAATCTATTAAATCACAATATAATATAGCTTGCAAGTGCCAGAACATCCAGAGTAGCATACCGCACTATATGGAACTCTCAATATACAGTCTCCAGTCTGTATACTCT
The nucleotide sequence above comes from Ricinus communis isolate WT05 ecotype wild-type chromosome 6, ASM1957865v1, whole genome shotgun sequence. Encoded proteins:
- the LOC8264810 gene encoding uncharacterized protein LOC8264810 isoform X3, coding for MQLPRISIAKPRWSLRYLLTTSRHFSSISKSKVNNHYLDKEREDFLPWLETKAGIEVSSKLYIGKSQFGRSLFASKSIQTGDCILRVPYSAVMKLGVLQSLPSSFWLIRKLASRNPSGPLISAAFLNLAKCIARYSGAKVLEHFPQISRSITFQDFMHAYALVKSRAWGSTKGVSLIPFADFLNHDGFSEAVVLNDEDKQVSEVAADRNYAPHEEVLIRYGKFSNATLLLDFGFSLPYNIHEQVEIQINIPDHDTLREMKFEILRLHHIPATKDDNGFNSSWDSFLIKEVRSAGGKGKGLPQSLRAFARVLCCTSHQDLNDLVLEAAQTDGRLARRALENSSREIQAHEILLSRINQVIEEYSASIKLLESSTSLSICKRFALRRQMALDLLTGELRVLKSASAWLKNYCTSLLQQTPQTTISSANSDHVSVQE
- the LOC8264810 gene encoding ribosomal lysine N-methyltransferase 4 isoform X1, with translation MQLPRISIAKPRWSLRYLLTTSRHFSSISKSKVNNHYLDKEREDFLPWLETKAGIEVSSKLYIGKSQFGRSLFASKSIQTGDCILRVPYSAQIASDNLLPELSDLLGDEVGSVAKLAIVLLVDQKVGQQESKWAPYISRLPQLGEMHSTIFWSKSELDMIFQSSVYKETIKQKAQIEKDFLTIKPVLEHFPQISRSITFQDFMHAYALVKSRAWGSTKGVSLIPFADFLNHDGFSEAVVLNDEDKQVSEVAADRNYAPHEEVLIRYGKFSNATLLLDFGFSLPYNIHEQVEIQINIPDHDTLREMKFEILRLHHIPATKDDNGFNSSWDSFLIKEVRSAGGKGKGLPQSLRAFARVLCCTSHQDLNDLVLEAAQTDGRLARRALENSSREIQAHEILLSRINQVIEEYSASIKLLESSTSLSICKRFALRRQMALDLLTGELRVLKSASAWLKNYCTSLLQQTPQTTISSANSDHVSVQE
- the LOC8264810 gene encoding N-lysine methyltransferase setd6 isoform X2 encodes the protein MQLPRISIAKPRWSLRYLLTTSRHFSSISKSKVNNHYLDKEREDFLPWLETKAGIEVSSKLYIGKSQFGRSLFASKSIQTGDCILRVPYSAQIASDNLLPELSDLLGDEVGSVAKLAIVLLVDQKVGQESKWAPYISRLPQLGEMHSTIFWSKSELDMIFQSSVYKETIKQKAQIEKDFLTIKPVLEHFPQISRSITFQDFMHAYALVKSRAWGSTKGVSLIPFADFLNHDGFSEAVVLNDEDKQVSEVAADRNYAPHEEVLIRYGKFSNATLLLDFGFSLPYNIHEQVEIQINIPDHDTLREMKFEILRLHHIPATKDDNGFNSSWDSFLIKEVRSAGGKGKGLPQSLRAFARVLCCTSHQDLNDLVLEAAQTDGRLARRALENSSREIQAHEILLSRINQVIEEYSASIKLLESSTSLSICKRFALRRQMALDLLTGELRVLKSASAWLKNYCTSLLQQTPQTTISSANSDHVSVQE
- the LOC8264810 gene encoding uncharacterized protein LOC8264810 isoform X4, with translation MQLPRISIAKPRWSLRYLLTTSRHFSSISKSKVNNHYLDKEREDFLPWLETKAGIEVSSKLYIGKSQFGRSLFASKSIQTGDCILRVPYSAVMKLGVLQSLPSSFWLIRKLARNPSGPLISAAFLNLAKCIARYSGAKVLEHFPQISRSITFQDFMHAYALVKSRAWGSTKGVSLIPFADFLNHDGFSEAVVLNDEDKQVSEVAADRNYAPHEEVLIRYGKFSNATLLLDFGFSLPYNIHEQVEIQINIPDHDTLREMKFEILRLHHIPATKDDNGFNSSWDSFLIKEVRSAGGKGKGLPQSLRAFARVLCCTSHQDLNDLVLEAAQTDGRLARRALENSSREIQAHEILLSRINQVIEEYSASIKLLESSTSLSICKRFALRRQMALDLLTGELRVLKSASAWLKNYCTSLLQQTPQTTISSANSDHVSVQE